From Ovis canadensis isolate MfBH-ARS-UI-01 breed Bighorn chromosome 10, ARS-UI_OviCan_v2, whole genome shotgun sequence, a single genomic window includes:
- the PSPC1 gene encoding paraspeckle component 1 isoform X2, protein MMLRGNLKQVRIEKNPARLRALESAAGEGDPAALALALPGEPPVPAAPAGEDRPADEGGFTIDIKSFLKPGEKTYTQRCRLFVGNLPTDITEDDFKRLFERYGEPSEVFINRDRGFGFIRLESRTLAEIAKAELDGTILKSRPLRIRFATHGAALTVKNLSPVVSNELLEQAFSQFGPVEKAVVVVDDRGRATGKGFVEFAAKPPARKALERCGDGAFLLTTTPRPVIVEPMEQFDDEDGLPEKLMQKTQQYHKEREQPPRFAQPGTFEFEYASRWKALDEMEKQQREQVDRNIREAKEKLEAEMEAARHEHQLMLMRQDLMRRQEELRRLEELRNQELQKRKQIQLRHEEEHRRREEEMIRHREQEELRRQQEGFKPNYMENCKGRNHMVSVQLA, encoded by the exons ATGATGCTGAGAGGAAACCTGAAGCAAGTGCGCATTGAGAAGAACCCGGCGCGCCTTCGCGCTCTGGAGTCGGCGGCCGGAGAGGGGGACCCGGCGGCCCTGGCGCTCGCGCTGCCGGGGGAGCCGCCGGTTCCCGCCGCGCCCGCCGGAGAAGACCGGCCGGCTGACGAGGGCGGTTTCACCATTGACATCAAGAGCTTCCTCAAGCCGGGCGAGAAGACGTACACGCAGCGCTGCCGCCTCTTCGTGGGGAACCTGCCCACGGACATCACCGAAGACGACTTCAAGCGGTTGTTCGAACGCTATGGCGAGCCCAGCGAGGTCTTCATCAACCGCGACCGCGGCTTCGGCTTCATCCGCCTG GAGTCCAGAACACTGGCTGAAATTGCAAAAGCAGAGCTGGATGGCACCATTTTGAAGAGCAGACCTCTCCGAATTCGTTTCGCTACACATGGAGCAGCCCTAACTGTTAAGAACCTTTCTCCAGTGGTTTCCAATGAGCTACTAGAGCAAGCATTTTCCCAGTTTGGTCCAGTAGAGAAAGCTGTTGTTGTGGTGGATGATCGTGGTAGAGCCACGGGAAAAGGTTTTGTGGAATTTGCAGCAAAACCTCCTGCACGAAAGGCTCTGGAAAGATGTGGTGATGGGGCGTTCTTGCTAACAAC GACCCCTCGTCCAGTCATTGTGGAGCCCATGGAACAGTTTGATGATGAAGATGGTTTGCCAGAGAAACTAatgcagaaaactcagcagtaccATAA GGAAAGAGAACAACCACCACGTTTTGCTCAGCCTGGGACATTTGAATTTGAGTATGCATCTCGATGGAAGGCTCTGGATGAAATGGAGAAGCAGCAGCGTGAGCAGGTTGACAGAAACATCCGAGAAGCCAAAGAGAAACTGGAGGCGGAGATGGAAGCCGCCCGGCATGAGCACCAGCTGATGCTCATGCGGCAAG ATTTAATGAGGCGTCAAGAGGAACTCAGACGTTTGGAAGAACTCAGAAACCAAGAGCTACAAAAACGAAAGCAAATACAGCTGAG GCATGAGGAAGAGCACCGTCGTCGTGAAGAGGAAATGATCCGACACAGAGAACAGGAGGAGCTGAGGCGACAGCAGGAGGGCTTTAAGCCAAACTATATGGAAAAT TGTAAAGGGAGGAATCACATGGTAAGTGTTCAGCTTGCCTGA